Proteins encoded together in one Jeotgalibacillus aurantiacus window:
- a CDS encoding fumarate hydratase, whose protein sequence is MNVQTLENSLYDLIVETSTNLPKDVRRAIRKAKEQENAGTRAAMSLATITQNIQMADEKVSPICQDTGLPTFKIKTPVGVNQLEITKAIKNAMVRATKDGKMRPNSVDSITGENSGDNLGEGLPVIKYEQWDKDTIDIRLILKGGGCENKNIQYSLPCELDGLGRAGRDLDGIRKCIMHSVYQAQGQGCSAGFIGVGIGGDRSSGYDLAKAQLFRSSDDVNPNEDLRKLEEYVMEHANELGIGTMGFGGETTLLGCKVGVMHRIPASFFVSVAYNCWAFRRLGITVDAGSGEIQEWLYQEGDKISFDAEQAETPDEQPEVVKLTAPISEEQIRSLKVGDVVQIDGMMYTGRDAIHKYLSDHDSPVDLNGQVIYHCGPVMLKDEEGNWHVKAAGPTTSIREEPYQGDIMKKFGIRAVIGKGGMGPKTLKALEEHGGVYLNAIGGAAQYYADCIQGVEGVDLMQFGVPEAMWHLRVKGFTAVVTMDAHGNSLHKDVDQSSLEKLSRFKEPVFK, encoded by the coding sequence ATGAATGTGCAGACGCTTGAGAACAGCTTGTATGATTTAATTGTGGAAACATCGACGAATTTGCCGAAGGATGTGCGCCGTGCGATCCGTAAAGCGAAGGAGCAGGAGAATGCCGGGACGCGGGCAGCGATGAGTCTGGCGACGATTACGCAAAATATTCAGATGGCCGATGAGAAAGTGTCGCCGATCTGTCAGGATACAGGATTACCGACATTTAAAATTAAAACGCCAGTCGGAGTGAATCAGCTGGAGATCACAAAGGCGATTAAAAATGCGATGGTCAGAGCGACGAAGGATGGGAAGATGCGTCCGAACTCGGTAGATTCGATCACAGGTGAAAACAGCGGGGACAATCTTGGTGAGGGTCTTCCTGTGATTAAATATGAGCAGTGGGACAAGGATACGATTGATATCCGTCTGATTTTAAAAGGAGGCGGATGTGAAAATAAAAATATTCAGTACAGCCTTCCTTGTGAGCTGGACGGATTAGGCCGTGCGGGTCGTGACCTGGATGGTATTCGTAAGTGTATCATGCATTCTGTGTACCAGGCGCAGGGGCAGGGCTGCAGTGCCGGCTTTATTGGTGTCGGGATTGGTGGAGACCGCTCGTCCGGTTATGATCTGGCAAAAGCACAGCTATTCCGTTCGTCTGATGATGTGAACCCGAATGAGGACTTGAGAAAGCTTGAGGAGTATGTGATGGAGCATGCCAACGAGCTTGGCATCGGCACGATGGGTTTTGGCGGTGAGACGACGCTTCTTGGTTGTAAAGTAGGGGTCATGCACAGAATTCCTGCGAGCTTCTTTGTCTCTGTTGCTTATAATTGCTGGGCATTCCGCCGCTTAGGGATTACTGTGGATGCTGGCAGTGGCGAAATTCAGGAATGGCTGTATCAGGAAGGGGATAAAATCTCATTTGATGCAGAGCAGGCTGAAACACCTGATGAGCAGCCGGAAGTCGTGAAGCTGACTGCACCGATTTCTGAAGAACAGATCCGCAGCTTAAAGGTTGGAGATGTTGTTCAGATTGATGGCATGATGTACACGGGCCGAGATGCGATTCATAAATATTTAAGCGATCATGATTCACCTGTTGATTTGAACGGTCAGGTCATTTACCACTGTGGACCGGTTATGCTGAAAGACGAAGAAGGCAACTGGCATGTCAAAGCAGCCGGCCCGACAACGTCGATTCGTGAGGAGCCTTACCAGGGTGACATCATGAAGAAATTTGGCATCCGCGCTGTCATTGGTAAAGGCGGGATGGGTCCTAAGACGCTAAAAGCGCTTGAAGAGCATGGCGGCGTTTACCTGAATGCAATTGGTGGAGCGGCACAGTATTATGCAGATTGTATCCAGGGAGTAGAAGGCGTTGACCTGATGCAGTTTGGCGTACCGGAAGCGATGTGGCACCTGCGAGTGAAAGGCTTCACGGCGGTTGTCACCATGGATGCGCACGGAAACAGTCTGCATAAGGATGTTGACCAGTCATCACTCGAAAAACTGTCACGCTTTAAAGAGCCGGTATTTAAATAA
- the pdaA gene encoding delta-lactam-biosynthetic de-N-acetylase produces the protein MKKSILGIVCVMLCLSIPLTAAAQQVYSWGFKRSVNGEQPDAGAEYNEVLKKHDAFYKGSPDEKVVYFTFDNGFENGHTEKILDVLKKEKVPATFFLTGHYLESAEPLVKRMVKEGHIIGNHSWGHPNFSTISEGAMKEEWAKVKKKTEELTGQKEMHYVRPPEGVFNERSLEVANAEGYTHVFWSLAWVDWYHEKPRGGDVAYNEIMKQLHPGAVILLHTVSKDNADAIERVIKDMKKQGYTFESLDHLTGKKS, from the coding sequence ATGAAAAAATCGATACTGGGAATAGTATGTGTCATGTTATGTCTGAGTATTCCTTTAACCGCAGCCGCACAGCAGGTTTATTCGTGGGGGTTTAAACGCAGTGTAAATGGTGAGCAGCCGGATGCAGGTGCTGAGTATAATGAGGTACTGAAAAAGCATGACGCCTTTTATAAAGGGTCGCCGGATGAAAAGGTTGTGTATTTTACGTTTGACAACGGCTTTGAAAATGGCCATACAGAAAAAATTCTGGATGTGCTGAAAAAAGAAAAGGTTCCAGCCACGTTCTTTTTAACAGGTCATTACCTTGAAAGTGCAGAGCCGCTTGTGAAAAGAATGGTGAAGGAAGGGCATATTATCGGGAATCATTCATGGGGACATCCGAACTTCTCGACCATTTCGGAAGGGGCGATGAAAGAGGAATGGGCGAAGGTGAAAAAGAAAACCGAAGAGCTGACAGGTCAGAAGGAGATGCATTATGTGCGTCCGCCTGAAGGAGTCTTCAACGAACGTTCCCTTGAAGTGGCAAACGCAGAAGGCTACACGCATGTGTTCTGGTCGCTTGCTTGGGTGGACTGGTATCACGAAAAGCCGCGTGGCGGGGACGTTGCCTACAACGAAATCATGAAGCAGCTGCATCCGGGAGCCGTAATCCTGTTGCACACTGTATCAAAGGATAATGCAGACGCGATTGAGCGTGTCATTAAGGATATGAAAAAGCAGGGTTATACGTTCGAGTCACTGGATCATTTGACTGGGAAGAAGAGCTGA
- a CDS encoding DNA-3-methyladenine glycosylase family protein, whose product MWHEEVEIAGPYDFDRVLERMSLDPLVKMNKDTRTLFLPFKGEKKQVVMIQFTGTKEKPSFRISVKDHHDQAVAFAKHILQIDKGLHPISDHFKKTNLASVFEAHAGTPLVLEPSPYSALLKSVIHQQLNMSFAATLTKRFVTTFGEEINGVWFYPEPEIVAAIEPEQLRALQFSQRKAEYVIGIGQKVASGELDFQDLEEKSDEEIIKELTAIRGIGPWTAQSVLLFGFGRMDIFPMGDIGIQNALKKHFQLQDKPAIEQMVEWQKDWSPYLSYASLYLWRSIETGK is encoded by the coding sequence ATGTGGCATGAAGAAGTAGAAATAGCAGGACCTTACGACTTCGACCGCGTACTTGAGCGGATGAGTCTGGATCCGTTAGTAAAAATGAATAAGGATACAAGAACACTTTTTCTACCGTTTAAAGGTGAGAAAAAGCAGGTTGTGATGATACAGTTTACCGGAACGAAAGAGAAGCCGTCTTTTCGCATTTCAGTTAAAGATCATCACGATCAAGCAGTTGCTTTTGCCAAGCATATCCTGCAAATCGACAAAGGCCTTCATCCAATCAGCGACCATTTCAAAAAAACGAATCTTGCCAGCGTATTTGAGGCGCATGCAGGAACACCGCTTGTACTGGAGCCGTCTCCATACAGTGCACTGTTAAAAAGTGTGATTCATCAGCAGCTGAATATGAGCTTTGCGGCTACATTGACGAAGCGGTTTGTGACGACTTTTGGTGAAGAGATCAATGGTGTCTGGTTTTATCCGGAGCCGGAAATCGTCGCTGCGATCGAACCGGAACAGCTGAGAGCGCTGCAGTTCAGTCAGCGGAAGGCGGAATACGTCATTGGCATTGGTCAAAAGGTGGCGTCCGGTGAGCTGGATTTTCAAGATCTTGAAGAAAAGTCGGATGAAGAAATCATCAAAGAATTAACCGCAATTCGAGGAATTGGCCCATGGACTGCGCAGAGTGTGCTATTATTTGGTTTTGGGCGTATGGATATTTTTCCGATGGGTGACATTGGGATCCAGAACGCGTTGAAGAAACATTTTCAATTACAGGATAAGCCCGCAATAGAGCAGATGGTGGAGTGGCAAAAGGACTGGTCTCCTTATTTAAGCTATGCCTCCCTTTATTTGTGGCGGAGCATAGAAACAGGGAAGTGA
- the rlmD gene encoding 23S rRNA (uracil(1939)-C(5))-methyltransferase RlmD, with translation MKQIDIQVKQEFPLTIKRLGINGEGVGYFKKQVVFVPGALPGEEIVAEVTDVRPNFAQAKIKTIRKPSPDRVEAPCPVYEACGGCQLQHVTYEQQLAFKKDLIHQAIERHVKDLLDVPVKNTIGMEDPWHYRNKSQFQTEKKGKKVVAGLYSMNSHQLVDIKECIVQRKETNKATQVVRKQLEKLEIPIYNERTKNGVVRTIVTRVGVETGEVQIVLVTATDDLPNKEKLIRNLETKMPEVKSIMQNVNPTSTSVIFGKKTILLSGKETIAEKMNEFTYHLSARAFFQLNPTQTIKLYDEVKKAADMTGKEKLVDAYCGSGTIGLWLSKGASEIRGMDVVKESILDARRNAEQHGVKNFDYQTGTAEEWMFKWQKDGFKPDVVVVDPPRTGLDEKLISTILAVKPKTFVYTSCNPSTLAKDLKLLSKAYKVEYIQPVDMFPQTSQVESVTKLVLK, from the coding sequence ATGAAACAGATTGATATACAGGTAAAGCAGGAATTTCCGCTGACGATTAAGCGTCTCGGTATTAACGGTGAAGGTGTCGGTTATTTTAAAAAGCAGGTTGTGTTCGTACCGGGTGCGCTGCCTGGCGAAGAAATTGTCGCTGAAGTAACGGATGTCAGACCAAACTTTGCCCAGGCAAAAATCAAGACGATCAGAAAACCTTCACCGGATCGTGTGGAAGCCCCATGTCCGGTTTATGAAGCATGTGGAGGCTGTCAGCTGCAGCATGTCACGTATGAGCAGCAGCTTGCGTTTAAAAAAGACCTCATCCATCAGGCGATTGAGCGTCATGTAAAGGACTTGTTGGACGTTCCGGTGAAAAACACGATTGGCATGGAAGATCCGTGGCACTACCGGAATAAGAGTCAGTTCCAGACAGAGAAAAAGGGGAAGAAGGTCGTGGCTGGTCTTTACAGCATGAATTCCCATCAGCTCGTTGATATTAAGGAATGTATCGTGCAGCGCAAGGAAACGAATAAAGCAACGCAGGTTGTGAGAAAGCAGCTTGAAAAGCTTGAGATTCCGATTTATAACGAGCGCACGAAAAACGGTGTCGTCAGAACGATTGTTACACGTGTTGGCGTTGAAACGGGTGAGGTGCAAATCGTGCTGGTGACAGCAACAGACGACCTGCCTAATAAAGAAAAGCTGATCCGCAACCTTGAGACGAAAATGCCTGAAGTGAAGTCGATTATGCAAAATGTTAATCCGACTTCAACGTCAGTCATTTTCGGGAAGAAAACGATCCTGCTGTCAGGGAAAGAAACGATTGCTGAAAAGATGAACGAATTTACGTATCACCTTTCAGCGCGTGCGTTTTTCCAGCTGAATCCGACGCAGACGATCAAGCTGTACGATGAAGTGAAAAAAGCAGCGGACATGACAGGTAAAGAAAAGCTCGTTGACGCCTACTGCGGCTCAGGCACAATCGGTCTCTGGTTATCAAAAGGAGCATCAGAGATCCGCGGCATGGATGTCGTGAAGGAATCCATTCTTGATGCCAGAAGAAACGCCGAGCAGCATGGCGTGAAAAACTTCGATTACCAGACAGGTACAGCAGAGGAATGGATGTTCAAATGGCAAAAAGACGGCTTTAAGCCGGATGTTGTCGTCGTCGATCCACCGAGAACGGGTCTTGACGAGAAGCTGATCAGCACCATCCTTGCAGTGAAACCAAAAACTTTTGTCTACACCTCCTGCAACCCGTCAACACTCGCAAAGGATTTAAAGCTTTTATCTAAAGCTTACAAAGTGGAATACATCCAGCCAGTTGACATGTTCCCGCAGACGAGTCAGGTTGAGAGTGTGACGAAGCTTGTGTTGAAGTAA